A genomic region of Arachis stenosperma cultivar V10309 chromosome 9, arast.V10309.gnm1.PFL2, whole genome shotgun sequence contains the following coding sequences:
- the LOC130948719 gene encoding F-box/LRR-repeat protein At4g14103-like isoform X5, whose product MKMDRISLLPDSILCDILSYLPTKEAVSTSILSRRWRHVWKDLQVLDIDDIPFRYTLEWEPRFVSYVNAILAQRNPDYPIEKFRLTCEEDSEDSLPILTWLDAIIRPHLQELYLCLDLVVGIALPEAILTFPSLKSLVLKHGDYFDYYPEFPNVYLPSLKNLELDTLCVDPSKLLSGCPVLENLMLIVPDRVYNSYVYIPTIQMPRTLKSLIFEDKSTVDNDINHRVIDTPSLEYLYMKIIAKSKLQVSFSNFPNMVEAHLHIHHERAVHVPWVPELLLALRQTKLLALKHLTTLCFFSGVTFGIPEFPRLLNLELDVPCMNTDFLLNFLHNCHVLEDLAVHVWKSDIFRQYYGPAPPTMVPNCVTSHLKSFEFGGYRDSAGNYLLYQGALQHVN is encoded by the exons ATGAAGATGGATAGGATCAGTTTGTTACCGGACTCTATCCTTTGCGACATTCTCTCATACCTCCCAACAAAAGAAGCTGTATCCACCAGCATCCTCTCTCGGAGGTGGCGTCATGTTTGGAAGGATCTCCAAGTCCTTGACATAGATGATATACCCTTTCGGTACACTCTGGAATGGGAACCTCGATTTGTTTCATATGTGAATGCTATTCTAGCTCAGCGCAATCCAGATTACCCCATCGAAAAGTTCCGCCTCACTTGTGAAGAAGATTCAGAAGATAGCCTACCCATCTTAACATGGCTTGATGCCATTATTAGGCCCCACCTCCAAGAATTGTATCTCTGCCTTGATCTAGTGGTTGGAATTGCCTTGCCTGAAGCCATACTCACTTTTCCATCACTCAAGTCCCTTGTTTTGAAACATGGTGATTATTTCGATTATTATCCAGAGTTTCCAAATGTTTATCTGCCATCCCTCAAGAACCTAGAGTTAGATACCCTCTGTGTGGACCCTAGCAAGCTTTTATCCGGCTGCCCTGTTCTTGAAAATCTTATGCTCATTGTACCGGACAGAGTCTATAATAGTTATGTTTATATACCTACAATCCAGATGCCTCGCACATTGAAAAGTTTAATCTTTGAAGATAAAAGCACCGTGGATAATGACATTAACCATCGTGTGATAGATACGCCATCTCTTGAATACCTCTATATGAAAATAATCGCCAAATCTAAGCTACAGGTATCGTTTAGCAATTTCCCTAACATGGTGGAGGCGCATCTTCATATTCATCATGAACGTGCTGTGCATGTCCCTTGGGTTCCTGAGCTTCTCCTAGCACTCCGCCAAACAAAATTGTTGGCATTGAAACATCTCACAACACTG TGCTTCTTTAGTGGTGTAACTTTCGGGATTCCGGAATTTCCCCGTTTGCTGAATCTAGAGCTTGATGTTCCATGTATGAACACAGACTTCCTACTAAACTTCCTTCATAATTGTCATGTACTTGAAGATCTCGCGGTTCATGTTTGGAAG AGTGATATTTTTCGTCAGTATTATGGGCCAGCACCACCAACCATGGTTCCCAATTGTGTGACGTCACATCTCAAGAGTTTTGAGTTTGGAGGATATAGAGACTCTGCAG GGAATTATCTGCTATACCAAGGGGCTCTACAACATGTCAACTAA
- the LOC130948719 gene encoding putative FBD-associated F-box protein At3g50710 isoform X1, translated as MKMDRISLLPDSILCDILSYLPTKEAVSTSILSRRWRHVWKDLQVLDIDDIPFRYTLEWEPRFVSYVNAILAQRNPDYPIEKFRLTCEEDSEDSLPILTWLDAIIRPHLQELYLCLDLVVGIALPEAILTFPSLKSLVLKHGDYFDYYPEFPNVYLPSLKNLELDTLCVDPSKLLSGCPVLENLMLIVPDRVYNSYVYIPTIQMPRTLKSLIFEDKSTVDNDINHRVIDTPSLEYLYMKIIAKSKLQVSFSNFPNMVEAHLHIHHERAVHVPWVPELLLALRQTKLLALKHLTTLCFFSGVTFGIPEFPRLLNLELDVPCMNTDFLLNFLHNCHVLEDLAVHVWKSDIFRQYYGPAPPTMVPNCVTSHLKSFEFGGYRDSAGEREFIAYLLQRGLALKTVTIHLTYVFDQDTRYDIVRELSAIPRGSTTCQLNFIDVNPVKHTCRSCEEFDTYARDVR; from the exons ATGAAGATGGATAGGATCAGTTTGTTACCGGACTCTATCCTTTGCGACATTCTCTCATACCTCCCAACAAAAGAAGCTGTATCCACCAGCATCCTCTCTCGGAGGTGGCGTCATGTTTGGAAGGATCTCCAAGTCCTTGACATAGATGATATACCCTTTCGGTACACTCTGGAATGGGAACCTCGATTTGTTTCATATGTGAATGCTATTCTAGCTCAGCGCAATCCAGATTACCCCATCGAAAAGTTCCGCCTCACTTGTGAAGAAGATTCAGAAGATAGCCTACCCATCTTAACATGGCTTGATGCCATTATTAGGCCCCACCTCCAAGAATTGTATCTCTGCCTTGATCTAGTGGTTGGAATTGCCTTGCCTGAAGCCATACTCACTTTTCCATCACTCAAGTCCCTTGTTTTGAAACATGGTGATTATTTCGATTATTATCCAGAGTTTCCAAATGTTTATCTGCCATCCCTCAAGAACCTAGAGTTAGATACCCTCTGTGTGGACCCTAGCAAGCTTTTATCCGGCTGCCCTGTTCTTGAAAATCTTATGCTCATTGTACCGGACAGAGTCTATAATAGTTATGTTTATATACCTACAATCCAGATGCCTCGCACATTGAAAAGTTTAATCTTTGAAGATAAAAGCACCGTGGATAATGACATTAACCATCGTGTGATAGATACGCCATCTCTTGAATACCTCTATATGAAAATAATCGCCAAATCTAAGCTACAGGTATCGTTTAGCAATTTCCCTAACATGGTGGAGGCGCATCTTCATATTCATCATGAACGTGCTGTGCATGTCCCTTGGGTTCCTGAGCTTCTCCTAGCACTCCGCCAAACAAAATTGTTGGCATTGAAACATCTCACAACACTG TGCTTCTTTAGTGGTGTAACTTTCGGGATTCCGGAATTTCCCCGTTTGCTGAATCTAGAGCTTGATGTTCCATGTATGAACACAGACTTCCTACTAAACTTCCTTCATAATTGTCATGTACTTGAAGATCTCGCGGTTCATGTTTGGAAG AGTGATATTTTTCGTCAGTATTATGGGCCAGCACCACCAACCATGGTTCCCAATTGTGTGACGTCACATCTCAAGAGTTTTGAGTTTGGAGGATATAGAGACTCTGCAGGTGAGCGTGAATTTATTGCATATCTTTTACAAAGAGGACTTGCTTTGAAGACGGTCACAATTCATCTTACATATGTTTTTGACCAAGATACAAGATACGATATTGTCAGGGAATTATCTGCTATACCAAGGGGCTCTACAACATGTCAACTAAATTTCATTGACGTAAATCCGGTTAAACATA CTTGCAGATCTTGTGAAGAATTTGATACTTATGCAAGAGATGTTCGATAG
- the LOC130948719 gene encoding F-box/LRR-repeat protein At4g14103-like isoform X3 — translation MKMDRISLLPDSILCDILSYLPTKEAVSTSILSRRWRHVWKDLQVLDIDDIPFRYTLEWEPRFVSYVNAILAQRNPDYPIEKFRLTCEEDSEDSLPILTWLDAIIRPHLQELYLCLDLVVGIALPEAILTFPSLKSLVLKHGDYFDYYPEFPNVYLPSLKNLELDTLCVDPSKLLSGCPVLENLMLIVPDRVYNSYVYIPTIQMPRTLKSLIFEDKSTVDNDINHRVIDTPSLEYLYMKIIAKSKLQVSFSNFPNMVEAHLHIHHERAVHVPWVPELLLALRQTKLLALKHLTTLCFFSGVTFGIPEFPRLLNLELDVPCMNTDFLLNFLHNCHVLEDLAVHVWKSDIFRQYYGPAPPTMVPNCVTSHLKSFEFGGYRDSADTRYDIVRELSAIPRGSTTCQLNFIDVNPVKHTCRSCEEFDTYARDVR, via the exons ATGAAGATGGATAGGATCAGTTTGTTACCGGACTCTATCCTTTGCGACATTCTCTCATACCTCCCAACAAAAGAAGCTGTATCCACCAGCATCCTCTCTCGGAGGTGGCGTCATGTTTGGAAGGATCTCCAAGTCCTTGACATAGATGATATACCCTTTCGGTACACTCTGGAATGGGAACCTCGATTTGTTTCATATGTGAATGCTATTCTAGCTCAGCGCAATCCAGATTACCCCATCGAAAAGTTCCGCCTCACTTGTGAAGAAGATTCAGAAGATAGCCTACCCATCTTAACATGGCTTGATGCCATTATTAGGCCCCACCTCCAAGAATTGTATCTCTGCCTTGATCTAGTGGTTGGAATTGCCTTGCCTGAAGCCATACTCACTTTTCCATCACTCAAGTCCCTTGTTTTGAAACATGGTGATTATTTCGATTATTATCCAGAGTTTCCAAATGTTTATCTGCCATCCCTCAAGAACCTAGAGTTAGATACCCTCTGTGTGGACCCTAGCAAGCTTTTATCCGGCTGCCCTGTTCTTGAAAATCTTATGCTCATTGTACCGGACAGAGTCTATAATAGTTATGTTTATATACCTACAATCCAGATGCCTCGCACATTGAAAAGTTTAATCTTTGAAGATAAAAGCACCGTGGATAATGACATTAACCATCGTGTGATAGATACGCCATCTCTTGAATACCTCTATATGAAAATAATCGCCAAATCTAAGCTACAGGTATCGTTTAGCAATTTCCCTAACATGGTGGAGGCGCATCTTCATATTCATCATGAACGTGCTGTGCATGTCCCTTGGGTTCCTGAGCTTCTCCTAGCACTCCGCCAAACAAAATTGTTGGCATTGAAACATCTCACAACACTG TGCTTCTTTAGTGGTGTAACTTTCGGGATTCCGGAATTTCCCCGTTTGCTGAATCTAGAGCTTGATGTTCCATGTATGAACACAGACTTCCTACTAAACTTCCTTCATAATTGTCATGTACTTGAAGATCTCGCGGTTCATGTTTGGAAG AGTGATATTTTTCGTCAGTATTATGGGCCAGCACCACCAACCATGGTTCCCAATTGTGTGACGTCACATCTCAAGAGTTTTGAGTTTGGAGGATATAGAGACTCTGCAG ATACAAGATACGATATTGTCAGGGAATTATCTGCTATACCAAGGGGCTCTACAACATGTCAACTAAATTTCATTGACGTAAATCCGGTTAAACATA CTTGCAGATCTTGTGAAGAATTTGATACTTATGCAAGAGATGTTCGATAG
- the LOC130948719 gene encoding F-box/LRR-repeat protein At4g14103-like isoform X4, producing MKMDRISLLPDSILCDILSYLPTKEAVSTSILSRRWRHVWKDLQVLDIDDIPFRYTLEWEPRFVSYVNAILAQRNPDYPIEKFRLTCEEDSEDSLPILTWLDAIIRPHLQELYLCLDLVVGIALPEAILTFPSLKSLVLKHGDYFDYYPEFPNVYLPSLKNLELDTLCVDPSKLLSGCPVLENLMLIVPDRVYNSYVYIPTIQMPRTLKSLIFEDKSTVDNDINHRVIDTPSLEYLYMKIIAKSKLQVSFSNFPNMVEAHLHIHHERAVHVPWVPELLLALRQTKLLALKHLTTLCFFSGVTFGIPEFPRLLNLELDVPCMNTDFLLNFLHNCHVLEDLAVHVWKSDIFRQYYGPAPPTMVPNCVTSHLKSFEFGGYRDSAACRSCEEFDTYARDVR from the exons ATGAAGATGGATAGGATCAGTTTGTTACCGGACTCTATCCTTTGCGACATTCTCTCATACCTCCCAACAAAAGAAGCTGTATCCACCAGCATCCTCTCTCGGAGGTGGCGTCATGTTTGGAAGGATCTCCAAGTCCTTGACATAGATGATATACCCTTTCGGTACACTCTGGAATGGGAACCTCGATTTGTTTCATATGTGAATGCTATTCTAGCTCAGCGCAATCCAGATTACCCCATCGAAAAGTTCCGCCTCACTTGTGAAGAAGATTCAGAAGATAGCCTACCCATCTTAACATGGCTTGATGCCATTATTAGGCCCCACCTCCAAGAATTGTATCTCTGCCTTGATCTAGTGGTTGGAATTGCCTTGCCTGAAGCCATACTCACTTTTCCATCACTCAAGTCCCTTGTTTTGAAACATGGTGATTATTTCGATTATTATCCAGAGTTTCCAAATGTTTATCTGCCATCCCTCAAGAACCTAGAGTTAGATACCCTCTGTGTGGACCCTAGCAAGCTTTTATCCGGCTGCCCTGTTCTTGAAAATCTTATGCTCATTGTACCGGACAGAGTCTATAATAGTTATGTTTATATACCTACAATCCAGATGCCTCGCACATTGAAAAGTTTAATCTTTGAAGATAAAAGCACCGTGGATAATGACATTAACCATCGTGTGATAGATACGCCATCTCTTGAATACCTCTATATGAAAATAATCGCCAAATCTAAGCTACAGGTATCGTTTAGCAATTTCCCTAACATGGTGGAGGCGCATCTTCATATTCATCATGAACGTGCTGTGCATGTCCCTTGGGTTCCTGAGCTTCTCCTAGCACTCCGCCAAACAAAATTGTTGGCATTGAAACATCTCACAACACTG TGCTTCTTTAGTGGTGTAACTTTCGGGATTCCGGAATTTCCCCGTTTGCTGAATCTAGAGCTTGATGTTCCATGTATGAACACAGACTTCCTACTAAACTTCCTTCATAATTGTCATGTACTTGAAGATCTCGCGGTTCATGTTTGGAAG AGTGATATTTTTCGTCAGTATTATGGGCCAGCACCACCAACCATGGTTCCCAATTGTGTGACGTCACATCTCAAGAGTTTTGAGTTTGGAGGATATAGAGACTCTGCAG CTTGCAGATCTTGTGAAGAATTTGATACTTATGCAAGAGATGTTCGATAG
- the LOC130948719 gene encoding putative FBD-associated F-box protein At3g50710 isoform X2 codes for MKMDRISLLPDSILCDILSYLPTKEAVSTSILSRRWRHVWKDLQVLDIDDIPFRYTLEWEPRFVSYVNAILAQRNPDYPIEKFRLTCEEDSEDSLPILTWLDAIIRPHLQELYLCLDLVVGIALPEAILTFPSLKSLVLKHGDYFDYYPEFPNVYLPSLKNLELDTLCVDPSKLLSGCPVLENLMLIVPDRVYNSYVYIPTIQMPRTLKSLIFEDKSTVDNDINHRVIDTPSLEYLYMKIIAKSKLQVSFSNFPNMVEAHLHIHHERAVHVPWVPELLLALRQTKLLALKHLTTLCFFSGVTFGIPEFPRLLNLELDVPCMNTDFLLNFLHNCHVLEDLAVHVWKSDIFRQYYGPAPPTMVPNCVTSHLKSFEFGGYRDSAGEREFIAYLLQRGLALKTVTIHLTYVFDQDTRYDIVRELSAIPRGSTTCQLNFIDVNPVKHIFGNTGSGF; via the exons ATGAAGATGGATAGGATCAGTTTGTTACCGGACTCTATCCTTTGCGACATTCTCTCATACCTCCCAACAAAAGAAGCTGTATCCACCAGCATCCTCTCTCGGAGGTGGCGTCATGTTTGGAAGGATCTCCAAGTCCTTGACATAGATGATATACCCTTTCGGTACACTCTGGAATGGGAACCTCGATTTGTTTCATATGTGAATGCTATTCTAGCTCAGCGCAATCCAGATTACCCCATCGAAAAGTTCCGCCTCACTTGTGAAGAAGATTCAGAAGATAGCCTACCCATCTTAACATGGCTTGATGCCATTATTAGGCCCCACCTCCAAGAATTGTATCTCTGCCTTGATCTAGTGGTTGGAATTGCCTTGCCTGAAGCCATACTCACTTTTCCATCACTCAAGTCCCTTGTTTTGAAACATGGTGATTATTTCGATTATTATCCAGAGTTTCCAAATGTTTATCTGCCATCCCTCAAGAACCTAGAGTTAGATACCCTCTGTGTGGACCCTAGCAAGCTTTTATCCGGCTGCCCTGTTCTTGAAAATCTTATGCTCATTGTACCGGACAGAGTCTATAATAGTTATGTTTATATACCTACAATCCAGATGCCTCGCACATTGAAAAGTTTAATCTTTGAAGATAAAAGCACCGTGGATAATGACATTAACCATCGTGTGATAGATACGCCATCTCTTGAATACCTCTATATGAAAATAATCGCCAAATCTAAGCTACAGGTATCGTTTAGCAATTTCCCTAACATGGTGGAGGCGCATCTTCATATTCATCATGAACGTGCTGTGCATGTCCCTTGGGTTCCTGAGCTTCTCCTAGCACTCCGCCAAACAAAATTGTTGGCATTGAAACATCTCACAACACTG TGCTTCTTTAGTGGTGTAACTTTCGGGATTCCGGAATTTCCCCGTTTGCTGAATCTAGAGCTTGATGTTCCATGTATGAACACAGACTTCCTACTAAACTTCCTTCATAATTGTCATGTACTTGAAGATCTCGCGGTTCATGTTTGGAAG AGTGATATTTTTCGTCAGTATTATGGGCCAGCACCACCAACCATGGTTCCCAATTGTGTGACGTCACATCTCAAGAGTTTTGAGTTTGGAGGATATAGAGACTCTGCAGGTGAGCGTGAATTTATTGCATATCTTTTACAAAGAGGACTTGCTTTGAAGACGGTCACAATTCATCTTACATATGTTTTTGACCAAGATACAAGATACGATATTGTCAGGGAATTATCTGCTATACCAAGGGGCTCTACAACATGTCAACTAAATTTCATTGACGTAAATCCGGTTAAACATA TTTTTGGTAACACTGGATCTGGATTTTGA